The following proteins are encoded in a genomic region of Limosilactobacillus reuteri subsp. reuteri:
- a CDS encoding class Ib ribonucleoside-diphosphate reductase assembly flavoprotein NrdI produces MDNKRIKIVYMSFSGNVRSFTHRLQEYATQQHHLNNENPLIDLLEISEETLPTESDSKFFVLLPTYMIGGSRFTPTLTEILTTPMHDYLESYDNVKRCAGIIGSGNLTLGKMYVITAKTYAKEYGLPLLDAFESRGTTRDIERIYKILTDKANEDSLM; encoded by the coding sequence ATGGATAATAAGAGAATAAAAATTGTATATATGTCGTTTTCTGGGAATGTACGATCATTTACCCATCGGCTTCAAGAATACGCAACACAACAGCATCATTTAAATAATGAAAATCCTTTAATCGATTTATTGGAGATTTCAGAGGAGACACTTCCGACCGAAAGCGATAGTAAATTTTTTGTTTTACTACCAACATATATGATCGGTGGAAGTAGATTCACACCGACGTTAACAGAAATCTTAACAACACCAATGCACGATTATTTGGAAAGTTATGATAATGTTAAACGTTGTGCAGGAATAATTGGCAGCGGGAACTTAACCTTAGGGAAGATGTATGTAATAACTGCCAAGACATACGCTAAGGAATACGGTTTGCCTTTATTGGATGCATTTGAATCTCGTGGCACCACCCGGGATATTGAACGCATTTACAAAATATTAACTGATAAAGCAAATGAGGATTCATTAATGTAG
- a CDS encoding THUMP domain-containing class I SAM-dependent RNA methyltransferase: MQTYQLIATAAAGIEALVGKELRDLGYEVKVENGRVRFQGTMKDVIRTNLWLRTADRVKIVVGEFDARSFEELFDRTENIAWEDFLPIDANFPVEGKSHNSQLHNVPSVQAITKKAIVQRLSNAYHRRTRLAETGATYPLEVAINKDHVLLTLDTSGEGLFKRGYRKNKGGAPLKENMAAALVMLAHWFPDNPFVDPVCGSGTIPIEAALYGHNIAPGINRSFISEQWVNLVPDGLSDEVRDEADSLANYDIELDIHGYDIDQNMIDISQENSRAAGLTHDITFKQLAVKDWQTSEVNGVIVANPPYGERLSDKKSVHELYRQMGELYRPLTTWSKYILTADMEFEKYYGAPATKRRKLYNGALRTDLYQYWGKKDRSKPLNSKGFNENAVLKTSKGG, from the coding sequence GTGCAAACATATCAGTTAATTGCTACTGCTGCTGCAGGTATTGAAGCATTAGTAGGAAAAGAACTAAGAGACCTTGGCTATGAAGTCAAAGTAGAAAATGGTCGGGTGCGTTTTCAAGGGACAATGAAGGATGTTATTCGGACTAATCTCTGGCTACGGACAGCAGACCGAGTAAAGATTGTTGTGGGTGAATTCGATGCTCGGTCTTTTGAAGAATTGTTTGATCGTACTGAAAACATCGCATGGGAAGATTTTTTGCCAATTGATGCGAATTTCCCAGTAGAAGGAAAAAGTCATAACTCACAATTGCATAATGTGCCAAGTGTTCAAGCAATCACTAAAAAGGCGATTGTTCAACGTCTCAGTAATGCATACCATCGGCGGACTCGTTTAGCCGAAACTGGTGCCACTTACCCGTTAGAAGTAGCGATTAATAAAGACCATGTTCTTCTTACGTTAGATACTAGTGGAGAGGGGCTTTTTAAGCGTGGATATCGTAAAAATAAAGGTGGAGCACCGTTGAAGGAAAATATGGCAGCCGCCTTGGTGATGCTGGCTCACTGGTTTCCAGATAATCCATTTGTCGATCCTGTATGCGGTTCGGGAACGATTCCAATCGAAGCCGCATTATACGGTCATAATATTGCGCCGGGCATCAACCGTTCATTTATTAGTGAACAATGGGTTAACTTAGTTCCAGATGGTTTATCTGATGAAGTTCGGGATGAAGCCGATTCCTTAGCAAATTATGATATCGAATTAGATATCCACGGATATGATATTGACCAAAACATGATTGATATTTCTCAAGAAAATTCTCGTGCGGCAGGTTTAACTCATGATATTACGTTTAAGCAATTAGCCGTAAAAGACTGGCAAACAAGCGAAGTTAATGGAGTTATCGTTGCTAACCCGCCATATGGTGAACGGCTAAGTGATAAGAAATCAGTTCACGAACTTTACCGGCAGATGGGTGAGTTATATCGTCCATTAACCACATGGAGTAAATATATTTTGACGGCTGATATGGAATTTGAAAAGTATTATGGAGCACCCGCTACCAAGCGTCGTAAACTTTATAACGGTGCTTTACGAACAGATCTCTACCAATATTGGGGTAAAAAAGATCGCTCCAAGCCCTTAAATAGCAAGGGTTTCAACGAAAATGCTGTTTTAAAAACGTCAAAAGGGGGATAA
- a CDS encoding ribonuclease HI family protein yields MIKIFTDAATKGNLGPTGLGIIIIANHKQIQLAIPVDKEKMDNHHGEFAAAHFGFKYLIDHFSNNETILFYTDSRILSDAIGKNYTKHYQKELAALNPLLQHFPTVVTQWIPESQNRGAHNLANQALHKIE; encoded by the coding sequence ATGATCAAAATCTTTACAGATGCTGCAACAAAAGGAAACCTGGGCCCTACTGGTTTGGGAATAATAATAATTGCCAATCATAAGCAAATTCAGCTTGCAATTCCAGTAGATAAGGAAAAAATGGATAATCACCATGGCGAATTTGCTGCAGCTCACTTTGGATTTAAATATTTAATTGATCACTTTAGCAATAATGAAACAATCCTATTTTATACTGATAGTCGTATCTTAAGTGACGCAATCGGCAAAAATTATACAAAACATTACCAAAAAGAATTAGCAGCACTAAATCCTCTCCTCCAACACTTTCCAACGGTTGTTACCCAGTGGATTCCTGAAAGTCAAAATCGTGGAGCACATAATTTAGCAAATCAGGCCCTCCACAAAATAGAGTGA
- a CDS encoding EbsA family protein — protein MTFIIMEEETRYFYQPDLTGTIISWCWTFLFFIAGLVIWLEITHFQWLSALFFAVFVILALLEWRRRTVVITPTKMVFNRLLQKQYLVIPISDIRQPEFTKHTVTITVNGEVMSFTFTTKAIARLKLALKQQGVQ, from the coding sequence ATGACATTTATAATTATGGAAGAAGAAACTCGTTATTTTTACCAACCAGACCTTACGGGGACAATTATTAGCTGGTGTTGGACTTTTCTCTTCTTTATTGCCGGTCTCGTAATTTGGCTTGAAATTACTCATTTTCAGTGGCTCAGCGCGCTCTTTTTTGCAGTTTTTGTAATCCTTGCCTTATTAGAATGGCGGCGACGAACCGTAGTAATCACTCCGACTAAAATGGTGTTTAATCGCTTGTTACAAAAACAGTACCTCGTTATCCCCATCTCTGATATTCGTCAGCCAGAGTTTACCAAGCATACGGTGACAATTACTGTGAATGGAGAGGTAATGAGTTTTACCTTTACCACCAAAGCAATTGCACGTTTGAAATTGGCATTGAAACAACAGGGGGTTCAATAA
- the lspA gene encoding signal peptidase II — protein MLLGIAIVIILILTICDQLLKSWVASSIVLGGSKQLIPGIIELTNLRNSGAAWSIFEGQQTFFTIITIVAIIVIGYFIWQYRKNIPMLIGLSLIMAGTIGNFIDRLRQGYVVDMFETTFINFPIFNIADMCLTIGVIWLIICILKEKD, from the coding sequence TTGTTACTAGGGATCGCTATTGTAATTATTTTAATTTTAACAATTTGTGACCAATTATTAAAATCTTGGGTTGCTTCTTCAATTGTTCTTGGTGGTAGTAAGCAGTTGATTCCTGGTATTATTGAGTTAACTAATTTACGAAATTCAGGGGCTGCTTGGAGCATTTTTGAAGGGCAACAAACTTTTTTTACCATTATAACTATTGTTGCGATTATTGTAATTGGTTACTTTATCTGGCAGTACCGTAAAAATATTCCTATGCTAATTGGCTTATCATTGATTATGGCAGGAACAATTGGCAACTTTATCGATCGGTTAAGACAAGGGTATGTTGTGGACATGTTTGAAACAACATTTATTAATTTTCCAATTTTTAACATTGCGGATATGTGCTTAACAATTGGCGTAATCTGGCTAATAATTTGCATCTTAAAGGAGAAAGACTAA
- a CDS encoding RluA family pseudouridine synthase, whose translation MSEELELTIDGEMVGRIDKQLGHHFDQFSRSQIQHWIEDGHVLVNGKQVKPKYKLLVGDHVQIIPEEPQKIDLAPEDIPLDIVYEDDDVIVVNKPQGMVVHPAPGHPDHTLVNALLYHSPLSTINGEFRPGIVHRIDKDTSGLLMVAKNDMAHRSLTAQLKAKTNKREYVALVHGVIKEDKGTIDAPLGRSLKDRKKQAVVVDGRHAVTHFNVLERFKNYTLVACQLETGRTHQIRVHMKYIGHPLAGDPLYGPRKTLAGNGQYLHARLLGFKHPRTGKEMVFTAPLPAYFVKMLEHLRKTDQ comes from the coding sequence ATGTCTGAAGAATTAGAATTAACAATTGATGGTGAGATGGTGGGAAGGATTGATAAGCAGCTTGGTCATCACTTTGATCAATTTTCCCGATCACAAATTCAACATTGGATAGAAGATGGTCACGTCCTTGTTAATGGCAAGCAGGTAAAGCCTAAATATAAGTTGCTTGTAGGTGACCACGTCCAAATAATTCCAGAAGAACCACAAAAAATTGATTTAGCACCTGAGGATATTCCTCTTGATATTGTATATGAAGATGATGATGTTATTGTCGTTAATAAACCGCAGGGGATGGTCGTGCATCCAGCACCAGGTCATCCAGATCATACGCTTGTGAATGCTCTTTTATATCATTCACCACTATCAACTATTAACGGAGAATTTCGGCCAGGAATTGTTCATCGGATTGATAAGGATACCTCAGGACTATTGATGGTAGCCAAAAATGATATGGCGCACCGTTCTTTGACAGCTCAATTAAAGGCAAAAACTAATAAACGAGAATATGTTGCGCTTGTGCATGGAGTTATAAAAGAAGATAAAGGAACAATTGATGCTCCATTGGGTCGCTCATTAAAAGACCGTAAGAAACAGGCAGTTGTAGTTGATGGACGTCATGCGGTAACCCATTTTAATGTGTTAGAACGGTTTAAGAATTATACCTTAGTTGCTTGTCAGCTAGAAACGGGACGAACCCATCAGATTCGCGTTCATATGAAATATATTGGTCATCCACTGGCAGGAGATCCGTTGTATGGGCCTCGAAAAACACTCGCTGGCAATGGCCAATATTTACATGCTCGTTTGTTGGGCTTTAAACACCCCCGAACAGGTAAAGAAATGGTTTTTACGGCTCCATTACCAGCTTATTTTGTAAAAATGCTTGAACATTTACGCAAGACCGACCAATAA